From the genome of Tachysurus fulvidraco isolate hzauxx_2018 chromosome 14, HZAU_PFXX_2.0, whole genome shotgun sequence:
ctgcaaaacaaaaaaggaagatTGTATTAGTGTGAAgattaatgtaaaacaaaaaaatgcagaatattGACATCTCAGGTATTTGACTAGATGCCATAATTTCCACTTAATATAATGAACTGATGTGTTGtatgaaatagaaaaaaaaaatcaacacaactCACTTCTGTCTGATTTTATTTGACTCAAACATAAAACTAGAAGTGAAACAACTGCTGCTGTGAGCAAAGTTGCTATGAGACCATATCTGCTCCTTCTTGATTTGCACTGAACATCTTTAATGTTAGTGCCTTCTTTGACCTCAATCTCATTTCTGACCGAACAGCttgaaaaaaggaaacattaaaacttttacagaaagaaaaacactctGAAAGGTAAATAATGCaacatgcaaacaaaaatattacagcTTACATGAAAAAGAAATGACTTACTCTGTCCATTTAGAGCAGATCACACCTTCAGGAGAATAAAACCCTGGAGAACAGGGCTCACAAACGGTATCTGAGGCCTTTGTAcctgtaaataaatactgatATATCAAAACTTCATTCCCAAACACACTGCAAATTCACTACAGTAAAGCACatgacatttttacagaacattcACCTGTGATTTTAACCCTTTTACCAGAACACTGCAAATAGGACATTTTGAACAATCAGCATGAACAACTTTATTATTTGTTGAataaagtctgatataaaattagaaCACTGTTGGTGTTCACTGTGAGAAAAAGCAGAACAatgggagaagaaaagaaacctGTCCTGGTGAATCTAATTACAGTATGTCTAATTACAGTATGTcctgttttcctttttcatgCAAAGATGGAAGAATCTTTTACCTAACTTCCTTTATAATaagattatttattgttttcaatTCATCTGATGTTTTAACAAGAACATTATCTAACGTTTAATGTGGTTACTGTTTTAGTCACCGGGATAGAATACATGTAGAATGTGAGTAGCTACCTTTCACTGATTCACTAAAGGTTCTGTGACTTGCAGTGATGACTTTCTAGGAGATATAAATTGTGATGCTTCTTCTTCAATGGCATTTACAAATGTTCTATTACTCAACCAAATACAGCTGAAACATGCCATTTTTACTAGGGACTTAAGTGTCTTGTTCAAAAGCACTGACCCAGAGTATCACTTTTTAAGGACTGATAATTTAGTTTACCCACCTGGAGTGTTTATTTGTTCCCCCGGTTTGCATTTACTGTGTTTTATTGCAAGAAAACAATCATTTCTGTCATCTGCAAAATGCTTGCAATAATATCCATCCAAAACCCCACATACTGTATCCTTTATTGTTGTACAGTCTTGAGAAATAAAAAGGCCTAGAAGGAGAACATGAGATTTGAAAATGCtcagaataaaataacagaaacaaGAATTAAAAACAGGCAGAATTATGTTTACCATTGACACAGATTTTACACCGATGACAGTTGTGAAAACCATTTGGTCCAATCATAAATGTGCCTTTAGAACAAGGTTTGCATGTTGTATTGTAATCACCATGGCAGTCTTTCATAACCACTGACCCTGAAGAACAGATATAATATGACTTGATGAGAAACTCAGGCGTGGACGGATATGTGAAAGAATTCACCACATAAAGTCTTCATTAAATCATCTGCTTAAGATCTAAGctaaaaatatcaacaaaaacATGGTTACTTTACATTATCTAAGCATTAATGTATCATGGGGAAACATGCCACGAAATCActgaagagaaacagaaagattattacatttcaaattaaactaaatattaaacttGATGATATTTTCAGTAAAGATgttcaaatagaaaaaaaaatcatctgataGGACAACCTCCAACTaactaataaaactaaaaaaaaaaatttctaacttttctaactttaaaaaaaactgtgtgtctctgaattgcccctaggtgtcaATGAGATGCTCTGTGACACACTGGCATCCCATACAGcagaggtgtcaaactcaaTTGCACAGGGGGCCAAAACGCAAAGCACGCATTAGTTCGCAGGCCGAACAGgataaacatttattgaacacgctaaaactaaatgttttttgaacataaatatgaataaagacagacaggcatattattccagaataaataaactttaacttTATATAACTTAAAATACTTTGCTCTCCATCAAAATATCCCTTGTCAAAATGATACAAGTTACAACTATGAACATGCCGCAAAAAAATTATGCTTTTCCgcaaaagtaaaaataactTTGCTCTTGTgccattttataaaaaataaacctaaactttaaatatctttaaatattttgatcTTCTTAAGAACATCTCCTGTCAAAATCATACAAATTCAAAATATGAGCATGGTCCAAAAAACCATGCTCATGAGTTTATAATACGGGTTTACCGGCAATGTCAATAAACATATACTCAGCCTCCTTGTCTTGAAAGATTGTTTTCAGAAacaacttttcttttctccattgttaggggctagctttgactttacaatagtgTTGTATACAGCAACAGAAGCTTCACTTGATTGGGAATGTTCCCAGGTTATCTATCGTTCTGCAAGGCAGCTGTTGCGCTGTATTATGGGATGTGTATTATCAGCACTTGATATCGCCGGgccattaataacaataataatagatctatatttaaaatgatctcGCGGGCCGTATATAATTGTATGCTGGGCTGGATGTGGTCAGCTGGCCTGAGTTTGACACCTATgccatacagtgtgtataactgccATTCACCCAGTGTAGGTAATAATCCTGTAACCCTGGtcaggataaagcacttacaTCTGATAACTTTATAGTTCTTATTTAGATGTTCTTTCTCTTACTTAATGTCATGATTCTATTACATAAGTATGATGATAAGTGATATACCTTTAGCACATAAAGGGCAGCATTCTTCTGCTTCTGATAGATATTCATTTTGTCTACATTTAGTTCCACATGTCAGGGCAGCACAGATACCTGTTTGGAGACAAAATGTttgttaatgtaataaatacttTCCAAGCTAGTAAAAGTTAGAATAATGATTCATGTCCAGACACAAACATTAGCTAAATACAGAATACACAAGAAGATACAAAATGCTTATTTTGTGTAACTGTCGAAACATAATGTGATTTCACCAATGTGTCATAACAGTGTGAACCAGAAGCACAGTGTTATTTGTCTGATGGACCATTGTGCATGTTTATctgacacaaacaacaacagaaaaagtgTTTAGCAAGGTACTGTTCATTCATTAACTTTTATCAGGTATGAGTACTGCACTGTTCACTTATTTCACTAAACAACATAGTGTTTATTTAGGTAACTTGCTAAATGATCAGTGCCAATTTATggagaaaattattattacaaaaggAGTACATGGAGTACAGCGTACAGGTCCATTCTCTGGGTACTGgctgtgcagtgtttgtgtatgcactctccatgtctgtgtgtttgttcctcATGACTCCAGAAACCGTGCCAGTAGGTGAACTGGCTACTCCAAATTAATCCTAAGTATGAATGTGTTTGCATGGTGCTGTTGAATTGTGACATCCTGTCTACGGTGTATTTATGCTTATTGTTCCCTTGATAGGATCTCCAccatgaccaggataaagtagtTACTAAAGATTCGGCGCAGTAAAGTGACTTTTATCAACAATAAACGCCATTTTGTGAACTGAAACTACACTCACAGTGTTAAAACTAAACAGGTTTGTGTTTCAGAATAAAGAACAGATAAAACACGGACCGTGAGCAGGTCACACATTCTGCTTACCGAATATGTACAAACGTGTTAGAAACACggacttcattatttatttaaacacagagTTAGAACAGTGCAGTGAATGTAgtcacagactgtgtgtgttcgCGCTGTTCTTTACGTCCTCCTTCATACTGCAGTCCTACATTTCCCGCTGTAGTCGAGTTGAATGTTTCTCAGCAGAAATATGGGTCAGCGTATATTCTGTATACCCTGACCAATATGCCTCATTTCCTCTCGGAGTCGCGATGGTAAC
Proteins encoded in this window:
- the LOC125138560 gene encoding tumor necrosis factor receptor superfamily member 14-like isoform X1 encodes the protein MKSVFLTRLYIFGICAALTCGTKCRQNEYLSEAEECCPLCAKGSVVMKDCHGDYNTTCKPCSKGTFMIGPNGFHNCHRCKICVNGLFISQDCTTIKDTVCGVLDGYYCKHFADDRNDCFLAIKHSKCKPGEQINTPGTKASDTVCEPCSPGFYSPEGVICSKWTDCSVRNEIEVKEGTNIKDVQCKSRRSRYGLIATLLTAAVVSLLVLCLSQIKSDRTCFILKSPVEETDPRSSQCAPSTSPLKDIQETESPAVQADCNKEYTVQVKT
- the LOC125138560 gene encoding tumor necrosis factor receptor superfamily member 14-like isoform X3 gives rise to the protein MKSVFLTRLYIFGICAALTCGTKCRQNEYLSEAEECCPLCAKGSVVMKDCHGDYNTTCKPCSKGTFMIGPNGFHNCHRCKICVNGLFISQDCTTIKDTVCGVLDGYYCKHFADDRNDCFLAIKHSKCKPGEQINTPGTKASDTVCEPCSPGFYSPEGVICSKWTDCSVRNEIEVKEGTNIKDVQCKSRRSRYGLIATLLTAAVVSLLVLCLSQIKSDRTCFILKSPVEETDPRSSQCAPSTSPLEIQGIQWNSGLQ
- the LOC125138560 gene encoding tumor necrosis factor receptor superfamily member 14-like isoform X2; the protein is MKSVFLTRLYIFGICAALTCGTKCRQNEYLSEAEECCPLCAKGSVVMKDCHGDYNTTCKPCSKGTFMIGPNGFHNCHRCKICVNGLFISQDCTTIKDTVCGVLDGYYCKHFADDRNDCFLAIKHSKCKPGEQINTPGTKASDTVCEPCSPGFYSPEGVICSKWTDCSVRNEIEVKEGTNIKDVQCKSRRSRYGLIATLLTAAVVSLLVLCLSQIKSDRTCFILKSPVEETDPRSSQCAPSTSPLKDIQETESPAVQADCNKEYTVQ